Within the Opitutaceae bacterium genome, the region TTGGCGAGTGAGGCGAACATCGCGGAGCCCTCCTACCTGTGTGCCCACCTTCAGCGCAGCGCGGCTGGGTGCAACCTTTGCATTTCCTTTCGTCAGAAATTGCGCGAAGCGGCGCAGGAACGGCATGCGTCCGGGACATGCGACGCGGGCCTGTGGGAGATACTTGTGCCCGTGGCGGTGGGCACGCAGGTCGTGGGTCACCTGGTCGCCGTGGGGATCTCCGGTGGGAGGCCGGGTATCCGTGCGGTCAATCGCACGCGTCATTTGCTCTCGCGTCACGGCCTGGAGGTGTCGGCCGACACGCTGGTGAGATTGGAATCGGCGTCACCCTTGCTTGATGGTTCCAGCCGGGAGGCGCTGGCTCGAGTGCTGCAGGCGGTCGCGGTGCAGGTCGCACGGGGCTTTACTGAACACCTTGTCACACCAGCCGGATCAGCGCCGGCGATTGTGGAGCAGGCGTACCGGATCGTTCATGCGGAGTTCAATCAACCGCTGCGAGTGCCGCTGGTTGCCGGGCGACTCGGTGTGAGTGCGGCACATTTGAGCCGCACCTTTCATCGTGCGACGGGATTGCGCCTAGTGGATTATATCTCGCGTTACCGGGCCGAGCGCGCCCGTGGGATGCTTCAGGATTCGGATTCGACGATCGCGAACATTGCTCGCAGGTGCGGCTTCAATTCGGTCTCACAGTTTAACCGCGTTTTTCGCGCGACGTTTGGACATGCCCCGCGACAGCTGCGGCGGGAAGACCCGGCCTAGTGCCAGGTGGTTCGTGAGGGAGCAGCTAAGCGTGGCGTGGCGGATGGCGCCTGGCCCGCGAGAGGCCACAAAGTGGTCGTATCGTTTGCGCCTCGTGCGCGAGCAACCCGTCACCAAGCGCCTAGTTTTGATTGCCCGCTTTGATACTCACGGCAGCACGGGCTATTTCAATATCGTACGACAACCACCCCCTTGCGCCGCATCCTCGTGATACCTGGCCGCGCATGTCAGCGTCTCAGGAGACATCGCGGCGGTGAACGAATCCCGCACGGTGGGTGTCCGCTGTGGGCTCGCCTTCTGAGACAGCCAAACGGTTTGGGCTGGGGGAGAAAGGTGCGGCTGTTTGAGCCCCGCTTGCC harbors:
- a CDS encoding helix-turn-helix domain-containing protein; this translates as MPFVVRQALAQRLAQLPELRQLLEDVRLLTGLPVRFTSPLLDLASEANIAEPSYLCAHLQRSAAGCNLCISFRQKLREAAQERHASGTCDAGLWEILVPVAVGTQVVGHLVAVGISGGRPGIRAVNRTRHLLSRHGLEVSADTLVRLESASPLLDGSSREALARVLQAVAVQVARGFTEHLVTPAGSAPAIVEQAYRIVHAEFNQPLRVPLVAGRLGVSAAHLSRTFHRATGLRLVDYISRYRAERARGMLQDSDSTIANIARRCGFNSVSQFNRVFRATFGHAPRQLRREDPA